A window from Populus trichocarpa isolate Nisqually-1 chromosome 3, P.trichocarpa_v4.1, whole genome shotgun sequence encodes these proteins:
- the LOC18097071 gene encoding polycomb group protein EMBRYONIC FLOWER 2 isoform X3 encodes MPGIPLVTRETSSSTIDQMCREDGRGGGGGLHLTEEEEIAAEESLSMYCKPVELYNILQRRAIGNPSYLQRCLRYKIQVKNKRRIQMTISMPVTLNGAVQSHSLFPLYILLARLVSKIGVLEYSAVYHFSRPCVLTNFAGVEGSTQAQTNFVLPEMNKLASEVKSGSLYVLLVSFAGAQSSMRGIDLTNGHLENVGGCCLLGKIPLDSLCNFWEKSPNLGLGQRVEVTSPVDMNACFLKLTCLTEDNCVLIQIPFNSETVNTSQLQVNVSAEEVGAKEKSSYHSYTCGDISSSSLSHIIRLRAGNVIFNYRYYNNKLQKTEVTEDFSCPFCLVKCASFKGLRYHLPSSHDLFNFEFWITEEFQAVNIFVKTDIWRSEIVADGIDPKQQTFFFCSKKPKRKRPKKLVQKAKNVLDKTLSRQQGAGELLDKIGGGKDLQTASMCSREYGEHNRSGADVVGVSGSAAHAYPDAECAQLVPGNNLAPPAMLQFAKTRKLSIERSDMRNRTLLHKRQFFHSHRAQPMAVEQVMSDRDSEDEVDDDVADFEDRRMLDDFVDVTKDEKQMMHLWNSFVRKQRVLADGHIPWACEAFTRLHGHNLVLAPALIWCWRLFMIKLWNHGLLDARTMNMCNMILEQFQKQDLDPMKS; translated from the exons CCGTCGTATTTGCAAAGATGCTTGCGGTATAAAATACAGGTGAAGAATAAAAGAAG AATACAAATGACAATTTCGATGCCTGTTACTCTAAATGGAGCTGTACAGTCACATAGTCTATTTCCCCTGTACATTTTGTTGGCAAGGCTTGTATCCAAAATTGGGGTTTTAGAG TATTCTGCAGTATATCACTTTAGTCGACCGTGTGTTTTGACCAACTTTGCTGGAGTCGAGGGCAGTACTCAAGCGCAAACAAATTTCGTTCTCCCTGAGATGAATAAGCTAGCATCAGAGGTCAAATCTGGCTCACTGTATGTCTTGCTTGTCAGCTTTG CTGGGGCCCAAAGTTCTATGCGTGGAATTGATTTAACCAACGGTCATTTGG AAAATGTTGGAGGATGCTGTCTATTGGGGAAGATACCATTAGACTCGCTGTGTAATTTTTGGGAGAAGTCACCAAATTTGGGTTTGGGACAACGAGTGGAGGTGACATCTCCTGTTGACATGAATGCTTGCTTCTTGAAG TTGACTTGTTTGACCGAGGACAACtgtgttttaattcaaattccaTTTAATTCTGAAACTGTG AATACATCACAGCTGCAAGTCAACGTTTCTGCAGAAGAGGTTGGGGCTAAGGAAAAATCTTCTTATCATTCATACACCTGTGGTGACATTTCTTCTTCGTCGTTGTCTCATATCATTCG GTTGAGGGCAGGAAATGTGATTTTCAACTATAGGTATTACAATAATAAGTTGCAGAAAACTgaag TAACTGAAGACTTTTCCTGCCCATTCTGCTTGGTAAAATGTGCAAGCTTCAAG GGTCTGAGATATCACTTGCCCTCATCACATGATCTCTTCAACTTTGAATTTTGG ATAACGGAAGAATTTCAAGCTGTAAATATATTTGTGAAAACTGATATTTGGAGATCTGAG aTTGTTGCAGATGGTATTGATCCAAAACAACAAACCTTCTTCTTTTG CTCAAAGAAACCAAAGCGCAAAAGACCCAAGAAACTTGTTCAAAAGGCAAAGAATGTACTTGACAAGACTCTGAGCAGGCAACAGGGAGCTGGTGAGCTGCTTGACAAGATTGGCG GTGGGAAGGATTTGCAAACCGCTAGCATGTGCAGCAGAGAGTATGGAGAACACAATCGTTCTGGTGCTGATGTTGTGGGGGTTTCAGGTTCTGCAGCACATGCATATCCTGATGCTGAATGTGCTCAATTGGTACCTGGGAATAATCTTGCACCTCCTGCCATGCTACAATTTGCAAAGACAAGAAAATTATCAATTGAACGGTCTGACATGAGAAA CCGTACGCTCCTTCACAAACGACAATTTTTTCACTCACATAGAGCTCAG ccAATGGCAGTTGAGCAAGTTATGTCAGATCGGGATAGTGAGGATGAAGTTGACGATGATGTTGCAGATTTTGAAGACCGAAGG ATGCTTGATGATTTTGTAGACGTGACTAAAGATGAGAAGCAAATGATGCACTTGTGGAACTCATTTGTGAGGAAGCAGCG GGTTCTTGCAGATGGACATATCCCGTGGGCATGCGAGGCATTCACGAGATTGCATGGACACAACCTTGTCCTAGCCCCAGCTCTGATTTG GTGTTGGAGATTATTTATGATCAAACTGTGGAATCACGGACTGCTTGATGCACGGACGATGAACATGTGTAATATGATTCTTGAACAATTCCAAAAGCAGGATTTGGATCCTATGAAAAGCTAG
- the LOC7497539 gene encoding oleosin Cor a 13, with translation MADLQKSKHPRQQPRSHQVVKATTAVTTGGSLLVVSSLTFTATVILLTVATPLLIIFSPVIVPAVITIYLLLMGFLASGGFGVTGITVMSWMYRYVTGRHPPGAEQLDQAGMKLVGKAREMKERGEQFGLQAAQ, from the exons ATGGCTGATCTTCAAAAATCAAAGCACCCACGGCAACAACCAAGGTCCCACCAAGTAGTCAAGGCAACTACTGCTGTCACTACCGGTGGGTCTCTTTTAGTTGTCTCCAGTTTGACCTTTACTGCCACCGTCATTCTGTTGACCGTAGCCACTCCATTGCTGATCATATTCAGTCCAGTTATCGTTCCTGCTGTGATAACAATTTATCTCTTGCTTATGGGGTTCTTAGCCTCTGGTGGCTTCGGCGTAACAGGAATTACTGTCATGTCATGGATGTACAG GTATGTTACTGGGAGGCATCCTCCAGGGGCAGAACAGCTGGACCAGGCAGGCATGAAGCTGGTTGGTAAGGCAAGGGAAATGAAAGAACGGGGTGAGCAGTTTGGGCTACAAGCTGCCCAATAG